A genomic stretch from Terriglobia bacterium includes:
- a CDS encoding ABC transporter ATP-binding protein — MRVLEFNDVCRAYQRGADVLRGITFALEAGEVVGLLGKNGAGKTTLIRVAIGMIEAQKGSVRVFGLDPRADALEVKRRVGYVSEDQVLPEFLSVGEVIRLHRGLFPTWDDSLERRLRERFALSPKSKIKTLSKGQARQVALLCAVAHRPELLLLDEPAGGLDPSARREFLETSIQLLNEAGTTILFSSHYMADVERMAGRIVMIHEGRLLLDNNLDDLREKFTLVMVPKVPEDWRARLRGAAGCLSVRDQGDALHAIFALEPERCRRVVEGDLGFHDAYCTPIALEDMFIELVGGRS; from the coding sequence ATGAGAGTCCTCGAGTTCAACGACGTGTGCCGGGCCTATCAGCGCGGAGCCGACGTGCTCCGGGGAATCACTTTCGCCCTGGAAGCCGGGGAAGTCGTCGGCCTCCTGGGGAAGAACGGCGCCGGCAAGACCACGCTGATACGTGTTGCCATCGGGATGATCGAGGCGCAGAAGGGGAGTGTGAGGGTTTTCGGTCTGGATCCCCGCGCGGATGCCCTGGAAGTAAAACGCCGGGTGGGGTACGTATCGGAGGATCAGGTCCTTCCCGAGTTTCTCTCGGTCGGCGAGGTGATCCGGCTGCACCGCGGACTCTTCCCGACATGGGATGACAGCCTGGAGCGCCGGCTGCGCGAGCGCTTTGCCCTGTCTCCCAAATCCAAAATCAAAACCCTCAGCAAGGGGCAGGCGCGCCAGGTCGCGCTGCTCTGTGCTGTGGCCCACCGGCCCGAGCTGCTCCTGCTTGATGAACCGGCGGGAGGTTTGGATCCCTCCGCGCGCCGCGAGTTCCTGGAAACCTCCATACAACTGCTCAACGAAGCCGGCACCACCATCCTTTTCTCGTCGCATTACATGGCCGATGTGGAGCGCATGGCAGGCCGCATCGTCATGATCCACGAAGGCCGGCTGCTGCTCGACAACAACCTGGACGATCTGCGGGAGAAATTCACTCTCGTCATGGTCCCTAAAGTCCCTGAGGACTGGCGCGCACGGCTGCGGGGCGCCGCGGGGTGTCTGTCGGTTCGCGACCAGGGGGACGCCCTGCACGCGATTTTCGCCCTCGAGCCGGAACGCTGCCGCCGCGTCGTAGAGGGGGATCTCGGCTTTCATGACGCCTACTGCACACCCATCGCGCTCGAAG
- a CDS encoding GntR family transcriptional regulator, which translates to MQLHINPGDELPIYRQIMRQIVDAVAGGRIAPGEQLPSHRDLAEQLVIAPLTVKKAYDELERQGLISTQRGRGTFVCERVPAIEPAERRERLRDAAQRLLSQAALSGVSFDEVLSLLAEIQKGIER; encoded by the coding sequence ATGCAACTCCATATCAATCCCGGCGACGAGCTGCCCATCTACCGTCAGATCATGCGCCAGATCGTCGACGCGGTGGCCGGCGGGAGGATCGCGCCCGGCGAGCAGCTCCCTTCGCACCGGGACCTGGCGGAGCAGCTCGTCATCGCTCCCCTGACGGTCAAGAAGGCCTACGACGAGCTCGAGCGGCAAGGGCTCATCAGCACGCAGCGGGGGCGCGGCACCTTCGTGTGCGAGCGGGTTCCGGCGATCGAACCCGCAGAGCGGCGCGAGCGGTTGCGGGACGCTGCCCAGCGGCTCCTCTCGCAGGCGGCCTTGAGCGGGGTTTCCTTCGATGAGGTTTTGAGTCTGCTGGCAGAAATCCAGAAAGGAATAGAGCGATGA